A DNA window from Salvelinus sp. IW2-2015 linkage group LG4q.1:29, ASM291031v2, whole genome shotgun sequence contains the following coding sequences:
- the coq4 gene encoding ubiquinone biosynthesis protein COQ4 homolog, mitochondrial isoform X1, which translates to MTRHHVRFIFGKRRMCQPAHNIEMLRSLLVSSRRSTGRGAFMFEALCVRQQHHGVDHADGQYDGLYPGHIPTSPIQKALLAVGSGVAALQDPYRHDMVAVLGETTGHLALMTLRDRMRGDPEGYTILTERPRIRLSTLDLSNMASLPDGSFGREYLRFLEDNRVTPDSRVNVKFVDNEELAYVMQRYREVHDLLHTLLGMPTNMLGEVAVKWFEAAQTGLPMCILGAALGPLRLSTSRLEPLVTSLGPWAVRNGRQARCVFSIFYERRWEQSLEDLREELNIEPPPLTITATSQKPH; encoded by the exons ATGACACGTCATCACGTCCGCTTCATTTTTGGTAAAAGGCGCATGTGCCAGCCAGCTCACAACATAGAAATGTTGCGTTCACTCCTCGTTTCAAGTCGAAGAAGCACTGGTAGGGGTGCGTTTATGTTCGAAG CCCTTTGTGTCCGGCAGCAGCACCATGGCGTGGACCATGCAGACGGGCAGTATGACGGACTGTACCCAGGCCACATCCCCACCAGCCCCATCCAGAAAGCCCTGTTGGCTGTCGGCTCCGGGGTGGCAGCTCTGCAAGACCCCTACAGACATG ACATGGTGGCAGTGCTGGGAGAGACGACAGGACACCTGGCCCTGATGACGCTTCGGGATCGAATGAGAGGAGACCCTGAGGGCTATACCATTCTAAC TGAGCGCCCACGGATCCGACTATCCACATTGGATCTGTCCAATATGGCTTCCCTTCCAGATGGATCCTTTGGGAGAGAGTACCTACGCTTCCTTGAGGACAAT aggGTGACCCCTGACTCGAGGGTGAACGTGAAATTTGTGGATAATGAGGAGTTGGCGTACGTCATGCAGAGGTACCGAGAAGTCCACGATTTACTGCACACCTTACTAGGCATGCCCACTAACATGCTGG GTGAAGTAGCAGTAAAGTGGTTTGAGGCTGCTCAAACTGGCCTGCCCATGTGCATCCTGGGAGCAGCGTTGGGACCGCTCCGTCTGTCCACAAG TCGTCTGGAGCCCTTGGTGACGTCCCTGGGACCGTGGGCTGTGAGGAATGGCCGGCAGGCCCGCTGTGTCTTCAGCATCTTCTACGAGCGCCGCTGGGAGCAGAGTCTGGAGGACCTGAGAGAGGAGCTGAACATCGAGCCTCCCCCGCTCACCATCACGGCCACCAGCCAGAAGCCACATTAG
- the coq4 gene encoding ubiquinone biosynthesis protein COQ4 homolog, mitochondrial isoform X2, which yields MCQPAHNIEMLRSLLVSSRRSTALCVRQQHHGVDHADGQYDGLYPGHIPTSPIQKALLAVGSGVAALQDPYRHDMVAVLGETTGHLALMTLRDRMRGDPEGYTILTERPRIRLSTLDLSNMASLPDGSFGREYLRFLEDNRVTPDSRVNVKFVDNEELAYVMQRYREVHDLLHTLLGMPTNMLGEVAVKWFEAAQTGLPMCILGAALGPLRLSTSRLEPLVTSLGPWAVRNGRQARCVFSIFYERRWEQSLEDLREELNIEPPPLTITATSQKPH from the exons ATGTGCCAGCCAGCTCACAACATAGAAATGTTGCGTTCACTCCTCGTTTCAAGTCGAAGAAGCACTG CCCTTTGTGTCCGGCAGCAGCACCATGGCGTGGACCATGCAGACGGGCAGTATGACGGACTGTACCCAGGCCACATCCCCACCAGCCCCATCCAGAAAGCCCTGTTGGCTGTCGGCTCCGGGGTGGCAGCTCTGCAAGACCCCTACAGACATG ACATGGTGGCAGTGCTGGGAGAGACGACAGGACACCTGGCCCTGATGACGCTTCGGGATCGAATGAGAGGAGACCCTGAGGGCTATACCATTCTAAC TGAGCGCCCACGGATCCGACTATCCACATTGGATCTGTCCAATATGGCTTCCCTTCCAGATGGATCCTTTGGGAGAGAGTACCTACGCTTCCTTGAGGACAAT aggGTGACCCCTGACTCGAGGGTGAACGTGAAATTTGTGGATAATGAGGAGTTGGCGTACGTCATGCAGAGGTACCGAGAAGTCCACGATTTACTGCACACCTTACTAGGCATGCCCACTAACATGCTGG GTGAAGTAGCAGTAAAGTGGTTTGAGGCTGCTCAAACTGGCCTGCCCATGTGCATCCTGGGAGCAGCGTTGGGACCGCTCCGTCTGTCCACAAG TCGTCTGGAGCCCTTGGTGACGTCCCTGGGACCGTGGGCTGTGAGGAATGGCCGGCAGGCCCGCTGTGTCTTCAGCATCTTCTACGAGCGCCGCTGGGAGCAGAGTCTGGAGGACCTGAGAGAGGAGCTGAACATCGAGCCTCCCCCGCTCACCATCACGGCCACCAGCCAGAAGCCACATTAG
- the coq4 gene encoding ubiquinone biosynthesis protein COQ4 homolog, mitochondrial isoform X3, which yields MVAVLGETTGHLALMTLRDRMRGDPEGYTILTERPRIRLSTLDLSNMASLPDGSFGREYLRFLEDNRVTPDSRVNVKFVDNEELAYVMQRYREVHDLLHTLLGMPTNMLGEVAVKWFEAAQTGLPMCILGAALGPLRLSTSRLEPLVTSLGPWAVRNGRQARCVFSIFYERRWEQSLEDLREELNIEPPPLTITATSQKPH from the exons ATGGTGGCAGTGCTGGGAGAGACGACAGGACACCTGGCCCTGATGACGCTTCGGGATCGAATGAGAGGAGACCCTGAGGGCTATACCATTCTAAC TGAGCGCCCACGGATCCGACTATCCACATTGGATCTGTCCAATATGGCTTCCCTTCCAGATGGATCCTTTGGGAGAGAGTACCTACGCTTCCTTGAGGACAAT aggGTGACCCCTGACTCGAGGGTGAACGTGAAATTTGTGGATAATGAGGAGTTGGCGTACGTCATGCAGAGGTACCGAGAAGTCCACGATTTACTGCACACCTTACTAGGCATGCCCACTAACATGCTGG GTGAAGTAGCAGTAAAGTGGTTTGAGGCTGCTCAAACTGGCCTGCCCATGTGCATCCTGGGAGCAGCGTTGGGACCGCTCCGTCTGTCCACAAG TCGTCTGGAGCCCTTGGTGACGTCCCTGGGACCGTGGGCTGTGAGGAATGGCCGGCAGGCCCGCTGTGTCTTCAGCATCTTCTACGAGCGCCGCTGGGAGCAGAGTCTGGAGGACCTGAGAGAGGAGCTGAACATCGAGCCTCCCCCGCTCACCATCACGGCCACCAGCCAGAAGCCACATTAG